gaaccaaaacagcacatgtagccTTATGGGGCCGGCCAGGCAGGCACGGAGACCATGACACGTTCACCATTTTATGAAGGCCCGGCCAAACAAACCTAGAGCTGACCAGCTTGACCGAGGCCTGGACGCATGGATGAGAGAAGGCGCGTACTGAGTCGAAAATGTGACTACGCTAAAAAAGGGGAACTACAGGTCGTGGATGGCCGGTGGAAACATCGCAAGGCAGGCTAGGCCCGCCGTTCCACATAGGTCTGTCTTCCAGTACAAGGCCCGTTTGCGCAGTCTGAGGGCAAGGACATCCGGGTCAGCAGCCATAGCGTCAAAGTCTATGCCAACATAAACGGGAGAAACCAGCACGCATGACAGACAGTCAACCATGCAGTTGGACTTGCCAGCCAAGTGCTGAATGTCTGTTGTAAACTCGGAAATGGCTGCCAACAGGCACTGCTGGTGCATGCTCCATGGGCCAGAGACCTTGGACATCGCAAACGTCAACCGCTTTGTGAGGTGCAGGGCCAGGAACTCCCTGTCAAAAACACTATATTTGCACTCACTGTCCCTGAGTGTGCGAATGAAAAAGGCAAGCGGTTGTCAGACACCGGAGACCCGCTGTTCTAACACTGCGCCCACCGCCTCATCCGACGTGTCGGTGGTCAACGCAATCCCTTCTGATGGAAACGGGTGGGCTAGCAGGGCATCGTTGGCCAGTCCGGCCTTGGCCCCAGAAAATGCCTGGATGCGTTCAGGTCGCCAATCAACCAGGTACTTAGCTGTTTTACCCTCCTCATTTATTACTCATCACCACACAACTGAATACTTTTcactccaaaacacagcaacaataCTTCCTCCAGTTACCCACCACAGGGTCAccttttaaaacagtttttttttttttattgtgggtttgtttttatctttactGGGTTGGAGCAATATTATTTGGGCAATGTGCAATCCCTGAGCTGGGCTCTTACCTTTGGGAGATTAGGTCTTGCAGAGGTGCTCCGTGTGGATTTGCTGTGATTAAGTTTCATAAAGCATGATTGTAGTGCTACCAATTATTGCCTGATCTAAAACACTTAGCGCATGCGATAAGTGCTCTATTGGGctggtatttatttatgtttattatatttatgcGGTAGActtgtttcttttaaagcaaCAAGCATCTGAGGCCTCTGGGAGAGAGAAAGCCCTCAGGTGATAGTTGCGTTGCTGGCAGGTTGCACCAATAAGAATATATTGTGGTCGTTAGTGACCTTCAATGTTGAACTTCAATGTATTACGGCTGATATTGACCCTCTTGTCCTGTTTATTCTGGGTCATTCCTGCAAGACCTTTGGGCCTGAAAATTTGCACAAGTAGTAGAGGCCCTTAGCAGTTACTTGGTGGTTTTTGCTCACTAcactttgtcccacacgccatcagactgtttaactcctcactGAAGGGGtgagggaggggaaacaggggGACAAAGGAGGGTGGGAATAGCtgagctgtagtgcttttttacactgtgcaatatttgcaatatttttttcttagccTGTGCAATAATCACTGTGCAATATACTGTGCAATCAAATGTGGAATCCTATTTATCCACATTACTAtaatctgtatttatatatgtgtatatgtgtatatatggtatatttatGCTTATATCCTTACTCTCATTCCCCTTATTGTATCTGTAACATGCAACTtttgtcggtgctgtgctactggaaactgaatttcccggattaacccacccgagggattaataaagtttcatctaatctatcTCTAATCTCTAATCTTCTGCACATTCCAGTTATTTTTCAACTCTCCATACCCAACTGCACACAGGTGAGGAGAGTATTCATCTGCTCTGAACTTGAGGTTCTCCACCATGTGCTTTACAGACTAAATCTGAAGTGGCACAGCCGCCATTTTGCTATCATCTTTCCCTCCTACTTTCAAGAAAGGCTAAACTTTATTGGTCCAGCAGGTCTGTCCAGTCTTACTGAGCAGTTTAAAGTGCTCTCACAGTTCTGGGCTTTGGCCTTTCTAACAGCTGTGCTCACACTTTCCACTATTTTTGCAGCTTTAATGGAAATGATGTGTAACATTTGTGTGACTTAAGTCATGTGATCACCTGCTGCAATGACCTCATCAGCACTCTGGGTCTTCCTGGATCATGTGACTGCCCTGGATTTCCTCCCCTGGATGTGGTGAGCCTGGCCTGTGGTGACTCAGTGAGGAGTGTGTGGgaaatatatcatttttattaagATTTAAGTAGTGTctttttctgaaaacttttattaaataaagtagtcataatcattttcatatacacattgcaaatgtgctcatgAAGAGTTAGCATTCAGAGGGTTATAAGCTTCATCTGGCGAGACTGTCCAGATGACATATTGTGAAAGGTGACACAGACTGCAGAAAGGTCAATGCAAACACACTTACATACAGACAAGAGTTATATTAGTTTTTAGGTGAAAGGCATATGTGCCTGCACAGCAACAGTATGTGCTCATGATGTTCCAGAGATAAGCATGAAGAGAACAGATCAACAGGAAACACCTGGAGTGTAAGATGGTTGAAATAACTCTGAGTATGTCGAAAGGTTGTCAATAAAGGGATATATCTAACTGTCACTAACTGTAACTGATACATGTTATTTTATCTGTTTGATGCAAGTAGGGGCGTAAACCCTGACATACAAAAGCAATTCGAAGTGTGCTTTCTAGCAGAGATCTATGCTGATGTTGCCCAGTGTTGGGAAGAttccttttaaaatgtattccattacagattaaagaatacatgccccaaatgtattctgtaacgtattccattGCGTTACTCAATAAGagtaacatattctgaatactttgatttacttaatatattatcatgctttttacaactatgtgaatgtactattgatgtgtgatttattactgttaccgAAGGTCCGCAGCTCCGAACTAAACTGaccttggctgcagtggttattattatatttacatgcttccagctcccgtgtTTGCTCGATGTCAACTCGTACTTTTCAACCctcttttttctccctccttgcactcacagacacataacgtgtatggcagtccattctccctgcagcacggactacactgcccatgaggctacattctttagagctatgcctaataggcattctgcctattagctaagcacaacaacaacaacaaaaaggcgctcactcacccaggaaacacacagtcgcagagagagagagtgtcacCCTGTAACCACGGCAACCgtacatgtattccattactccccaacactgatgttGCCACAGTGTACATCGTCCCATCcatgtgtttaataaaatcattgtcTTGACTGAACCTATCTGGATGTTTGGTGATGTGTTCTCTACCTCAAATAAAGAATTCGGGACTTATCATCTGTTCAACACcacaacaatttgacttcaatgtgaacgtttgccattaaataaccttcttcatccagctgacaagcatccttcattctatgatactaacagttcctcctgttgatgacaaacctctgacatgatctgcttgaggagctttttcatgtgaagctctctgagctcagggctaagttgctgtgtttcatctttaagagctgctgcctcctcgccgttcttcttctcctaatgacaccatttctgcttcagatctttcactgggcctaaaacagatgaagagtagatctactgctgttcactgtttgtgtcaatatggagaaatatgaaagacaaacacagcacatacagagaaatgtagacagaatgtgcagccagtgcagtaaatggtctaaatatcagctctttagaaaatgatcctgatgaacatgaaactaacatccaatgagaaacacagcttccttgtttcatgtccaataacaataaatgaagagctaataaagagctattctattgtaaaatgctgagatgattattagacacaacccagcggctcaccaaaagaatataatacagaacaataacaggacatataatcatgtagcaaacatgatcttcaacaggcacacttctattattcatgatcacaaacacaaagaacttgtgcagccctgatatcagccctaatatatgactgtgtttgcccaaagattgaaacagcatcaacatgacagctgtaagaaatcttctctcagccttgtttggcagaagatccctgcaacaaagattgtagctgaaagatgacgtgtgtaaagtttgtctttgggagggttgaggctgtttttagacctttgatagtttcaatccagttctgaaagacagaaataaaccaaaacaacatcattGGATCTAtaacaactggagccaaaccagtggcctcttttcatctttattcctctgaagcagctgcattataaccaatctgctcctttgtggcctttaaaacagcttaaataactgttgttatatttgttgcactttctgctcctcttggacagacgactcttgaaaagacatttttgaatttcagtgtgactttaactggataaatatgggatatataaacgtccctctgcaacaaactgattccagcttctacctcatgataggaatgtttttgtggctcaagatgacctgatatctttcatgatggagacatttgacacgtttcacatattatagaccaacaagttatttattgcagtttaaatacggggagtcacttttgggcccagcagataaaacagagccaatatttgcttctttatttaagtgacgtgtgtcacagatgtgacaaAGTAAAGTGAAACTGAATATTAGTAACGTTATTCTCATCGCGTGCTTTGAAGTTAGCGTCAGCTAAAGTAATATACTAGCAAAAAACTATTTCCAGGCTTCCATCATACAGATGATGCTCGTGGCAAAAGAGTAACTTTCAGAAGCCTTTTCATTATGCaatctgtttatgtttatgaGAAAATCACATTCAAACTGATTAAATAGACATTTATCAGTAGTTAGCTGCTGTGCACCCGTCTCATTGTGAAGTGAACTGGAGTCTCTCTGTACTGGATCTGGATTCATCGTCGTCCCTCCAACAGCGACACAGCAATCTGGCTCACCAATTGGTGATAGCGACCTACTGAGCCTGCTAGCAGGTGGAGGAGGGCCAATCTAAGCCACAGATATGGGCTGATAAATGCTAATAACACCCATTGATGGACTGATAACATGAATATTAAATGTCTGCTCCCTCCAAAATaagagcttttttaaaaactcagacTGAGGTCTTATTTTGAAACCTAGAGTTTGTTGAAGCTGTTTCCTGGAGCAGGACCCTGAACAATTAGAAAAAGCAGATTTAAGAACACTTCATGTCATCTGTGCTCATTAAACTGACATCATGCAGTTCACCTTCTCACCATCAGAGGGCCATAAATCACCGTCAATGAAGAGTTCAAGGAGATGTTAGTGACATCAGAGCTGTAGTAATGATCTGCTCAATATGGAAATTCATGTTTCTTTGATTGGATCAGTTTTAAAAGCAGCTATTTTTATAGAATGACAGAAACATGAGATATACtgaatgtctttaatatttGATACACTGAGTACTATTGGATGTCCACTTAATCAGCCATGGTGGAAAAATACaattaagaaagagaaatcaaacatttatatacattttaatgagctcagacttgttgaaaatgcagaggagctggttgtgaactgagcttcagagaaacacaacatactgagattcactgtgaagctttgagtagaaaaagacagaaaaacaacatgtggatcctggaataatgggagcttccatctttaaaggactgaagaggaagaaatttacaaggaatcattgagaagagtttcaaacatcaactgattgaatccatgaatctgaaaacgtgtttctgagtgaaagagacagacatgtacagactgaaccatctgttcaacagtcagagtgtttctctaacaggagacactctttacaatcaactcagcacagggacactgaggaacctGACCAGAGTCCAAACCCAGGATAAATCGTTTCAGTGAATgcggtgttgaaggtgtggaggtggatcagagtgtcagaggagactttgtagaaggacagagtgccagcaggacagtccacatacactgctactttgttagagacagaggaggaggaggaggaggaggagaaggataatatttctttgttattgtgTCTTGCAGAAACAGAACCACCACAGAagctcagactccaggactgattattttctccaaacacacagtcattactgtctcctttccttccgatgcttctgtaactcactgatatataaactCTTCCTCTGCACctgacctcccagtaacagcgaccagtcagaccatttctacacagcagctgatgataataatcaaatctgtctggatgatcaggatatgactgaagctcctccacacgtgtcaccttcctATTCTTGTCAGACAGCTTGAGTTTTCtatttactgtgtttgtgttgattttgagttgacaggaatctgatggagagaacaaacacaatgcagctgcagttattgatccatcatctgttcattgattgacactttgatgatgacatcagagaCATAAGTGATGTGTAGGGATAGGAATTTCATCTATAACAAAACACTTTTCTAAAAGTAATACAGTACTTAATTAATCCCAGGATAAAGCAATTCATCTTACTGCATGCTCCATTACTTTCATTTTACTCTGTAAAATCTCCAGAAGCACACCGTCATTATAACCAGTTAATACCATAAACCTTAGGCTTAAAGTCCAAGCTCCTAGTCCCACACAACAACATCCTCAGAGACACACATATGATCATTTTCTTCCGAATTATGTATGAACACAAAGGCATAAACATAAACCAAAGGTGAAAATCAGCACACAGAGACGTAAAGTTGATCTCCTCggtgattctactgtagaaacatgagCAGGTAGAAATGAAGGATGACGGTGGATGACGGATGATGGTGGTAACAAACCGATGACTGCTCATcggtttgttacctgttgaaatTCAGCAGTGGCTAGTATTACCAAGGCTGAGTCATACAAATAAAGGTAACTTCTATATCTATCCTTCTGCTCTGAATCTTTCTGCTAAAATGAATTGAAATTAGCTAATTATAGCCCAAGTGGAACCAATAAGTGGGATCGATTGAACAATTTCAAGGACTACTGGGAAGTGGTTCCTTACAAGAACCATTTCTTAGTTCCCATTCCTAGTGctgtgacagtttgaagatggctgaatgtgtgctgctttgttttcatgaatcacataaagaaaaccccaaaaaacacttacacttcctcagacctcctggtctcaaccattggactccagcaggctccaccctgaaaggaggaggggggttaGAGCATCACAGTCtctttcagcatgcacacatcaTGCACATGTGAAATTCCTTGCTACTGCCTTGAAACAGTAAATTGATTGAAAACTGGAGGGAACTGAATGTTATCTTTAAATCTTGGAGATTCAATGTTTTGTAGTTCTCTCTCATTTTTAATTGCACATTATACATTCATTGTCTCTTCCCTGATatagtttaaaattttctgCATGTTCCTTTTCAAACATTGCCATTCAAACATTCATTACAGTGTTACTGTCATTGAGATTTTGCTGCATTCAACTATGCAATTAATCTCTTTGAAATTCCCACCACAGCCTTTCAGTAAGGTTTTCTCACCTGCCCAAAGGAAAtggttccagaagtcttgtgggtttgttcagatgcagctttgcaaacctaagcaaTGCTGCCATGTTCTCTTTATAAAATAGACTCTCCTGGGAACTCTTCAATAAGCcatatttgggtttttttttgcgcTTTCTCTGCAGATTGCATGATCTGACCTCCGTATTAATCTGGATTGTCCACTCCTGTAGCATTGTCTGGAAGACTGCCAAACCATCTGCTTTTACAGAGGTGCTCACACCtgctgatgatcaattaatcaagtgTATTTGATTAGTAACATCAGGCTGGTATTTTATCTTAAACAGTAAAGCTGTATTTTTACTTAACTGCAttgtttctctccctctctctcaagTCGCTTATTTTTCTTTAGGCTGCCTCCATATTCATTTTCCACTGCTCACATTCTTTCTCCAACTCTTCAGCAGTTTGTTGAATGGCGTGactcatcacagctgaatgTCAGCAAAACCAAAGAGATAGTAGTGACCTTCTCCATCAGAGAATGGGAGCTGGCTAAGGTGTTTCTGCCACTATCCAGTTGTCATCAGTGAAGATCATGAAGGAGTACTACTACATGGAAGCAGTCTTCGACAAGATGTCTTCGACAACCATTTGAGATTCTCCTCCAACACAGAGGTGCCACCAGACAAGGTACCTCCTTAGGAAACTGAACTCCTTCTGCATCAGCAATAATATCTTACTGACCTTCTATATGATGTTCATTGAAAGTGTCAGGGCATTTTCTATGATCTGTTGGTTCAATTCCATCATCATGCAGGATAAGAACTGCCTACAAACTTTTTCAAGATGTGCTGTAATATTATTAGACTTCCGACCCAATCCATGTCATTTGTATATGagcattatattgttgttatgTTGTTATGTGTTACATGGGTCTTCCATATGGTTTTTCAGTATTGAACCATCTCCAGTTTTGATGGGATTGTTCTCATAATTATCCCCTGCCACTGAGACTACACCTTGGATCATCCAGTCAAGAACAGGTGGTTTATTCTACCGATTTCTATCTCTCTGGTATACCTATTCAGGTGGTTAACCAAGGCTGTAATTTGTTGGAATTGATCAAATTTGGGAAGCTCATTATATTTCTAGCACAGTACCGttcttaaccctttaaagccggtcggagcgggcatgCTCCATTTTGCGCAACTacttttaaatcccggtagcactgcaaccacgtaagctagcgcaataattttttttgcatatgaaaccagaggagttgtacttacatcttatgccatcagcttgtcctaggtcacagtttccttccacatatagctttgcaaaaactgcataaaaagcgcttgcagcaacaaaaacataatattccaggaACACGCTTTGCTGATccaatcagctgttcataacacttcctacgttggaatagacgtcagcgcgaactatcgcatgtccgccatgacctgcccgaaaccggaagtgatgtcattttcgcggaaatgtagttttttaccacCAGGGCCTCatgagcctatactggtgtttttaaaagttatgtttgactttatgactttctgtgtcatttctgcgatgcttaggactcatattgcactgctggaaatagtttatttttatgcatatgctgcttttttgcaaatttgcactataatatttattttcgtttttcctgcagtatataaaaactggtgtatttcaaaaataaaactatgaagacactcaaaataaatttcctgtggtgggaaactatcttgtgcaacttttttgtatttacagttttgagggataagcctcttaaatttctctaactagaaatatatgttaaaaaaacaaaaacgattttttttgtagtttattgcactttttttgcaatttatgtaattactatgtacttaatgcatacatattattaaaatttaggCTGTAATGGTTGTATTgctgtatagcaacttgaaatgctcccaaaaatggcactacagcatgtaaaaatataatataagctctggcggacttggttctatggtaggtcttaaagggttaaagaaaTACAATTTAGATACACCCTAGGGTCTGAGAGAGTTGGGGCGGAAGAAGACCCTTTACGGATGTATTTAATGGCAACCGACCATGGAACGGTACCAATGATGAATAGATCAACCAGCATTCCAAATAATGAATCATTAATGACGGCAGGAAGGAAGCTGTAGAACTGCACTGATCAACTGTGGCTGGTCAAAACTAACAACTGACATGGGCCTTAAAATCCACCAAGGCAGGAAGACGTGCCTCAGTGAGCTGAGAAAGGGGCCTCGCGTTAACCaatacttcttaagaagtaagtCAAATCAGTTGATTAAAGCCCAGAGGCAGGAGAACCCCCACAGTCCTAGGGTATCAGCGCCCTGAATGAAGTTCAGTGTCGTACAGACCTCATCATAGTCTCCAGATTGGAGCTCTGTCAAATCCAGCCAGTAGCAGTTCCTAGTCTAGAGCCTAGTTCAGGGCCCAGCCAATTAATATCAGCCTCTAGCATGGATTTTTGCCACTAACGGCTagcaaaacatttttgtatAGATGTAAGCCAGCCACAATCAAAACCATTTTCTATCCCAGAGCCCATCCAGAAACAGCCAACAGACTCTTCCAACATTGAGTCTAGCCAGCCGCTACCAGCAACAAAAAGAAAGTGGAAGGTAGGAAAGCTCAGATTCTGCGGCCCAGATCCAGTGAGAAAAGATAGTGGGAAACCATTGACTCAGAACTGGTTCTTATACTAGATCAACAAAAGGGTCCAGTTGAAAGGAAGCTGTAGAACTTGGGAACCATCATCTACAGCTATGGGGCTGAGCAATTTGGGGTAAAGAACAAGACTCAGAGACAGCAGAAAGTTAAAGTCCAGGAGACAGCGGGAAATTGATAGATTAGTGAAAGAGAGAAGACAACTGAAGAAACAGTGGAGAAGGGCCTATgagaaagaaagggagggaCTTACTGCCCCGCAAGAGGAAATAAAGCAACACCTTACTAAGAACAGAGCACCTCAGATGACAACGTAAGAAGAAAGAACGGACAACAACCCTTTTCTACAACAACCCATACAACTTTGTTAAGGACCTTTTTGTCGAAGTGGGTGCCTCAAAATGCCCTTAAAAGACCTGGAAGGACATCTGAGAAAAACTTACGCAGAGGATCGGAGGCATGAGCCAGTTACTATTCCGAGTGACATGCTGCTTGTCCAGGCATCTGAACACCAAATGGACATAAGACCACCTACATGGAGTGAGGTGGAGAAGGTAGTGAAGCAAGCAAAAGCAGCATCGGCCACAGGACCCAATGACATTTAATATAGGCTCTATAAAAACACCCCTCAAGACCTCAAATACCTGTGGAAGCTGATGAAGGTAGCATGGCAGAAAGGAGTGATTCTAATGGCTTGGCATAGATCAGGAGATATTCTGATCCCTAGGGTTGGGCATGTGGTCATGTGCATCTCGGTGGGCCTTCGTCTTCCTACCATTAGAACCTGCATGAATGACATGACCATcattacaacaacaaaaccatgtACTAGGCGAATGCTACAGAAGCCCCAGGAAAATattgaatgggcaaaaatgaaGTTTAAGCCAAGTAAATCTCACAGCATCTTCATCATAAAAGCAAAACGGACAGCCGAGCAACTCTATATCAGTGGAGAACCAATTTCATCAACATCAAGAGCTTGATGGACTTCTCTGGTGTAATGCATACCTGAATGATACGTGACAACTAGAACAACAAAGGCAGATTATGCTTAATGACCTTAGGTGGATTATCAACACTGCACTCCCAGGGAAACTGAAACTCTGGTGATTCCAGTTTGGGTTGTTACCCAGACTACTGTGGCCGTTGACAATGTACGAGGTCTCGCTCAATCATGCCAATTGTCAGGAGAGATTAGTAAGGTCCTACGTTAAGAAGTGGCTTAAGCTTCTCAAATGCCTCGGGAACGTTGGACTCTACAGCAACTGGATACAGTCATTGCCTATCCCTAGCCTGGTAGAGgagtttaaatgtgcaaaagtgAGGCTTGAGATGTCACTCACAGACTCCCAAGACCCCATAATGAGAGGTGCTGCTTCCACCGTAGCAATGGGGAGGAAGTGGACCCCAGCCACAGCTGTGTTACAGGCCAAATCTGCTCTTCGCCATCGTGATGTGGTGTGTCACATTAAACAGGGCAGAGGAGGATTTGGTCTTGGAGCAATAACACCTTTGTGGCAACAGGCATTTGTAACAGAAGATCGAAaaatggtggtggag
The sequence above is a segment of the Oreochromis aureus strain Israel breed Guangdong linkage group 3, ZZ_aureus, whole genome shotgun sequence genome. Coding sequences within it:
- the LOC120438795 gene encoding stonustoxin subunit beta-like — protein: MLQEWTIQINTEVRSCNLQRKRKKKPKYGLLKSSQESLFYKENMAALLRFAKLHLNKPTRLLEPFPLGRVEPAGVQWLRPGGLRKYSCQLKINTNTVNRKLKLSDKNRKVTRVEELQSYPDHPDRFDYYHQLLCRNGLTGRCYWEVRCRGRVYISVSYRSIGRKGDSNDCVFGENNQSWSLSFCGGSVSARHNNKEILSFSSSSSSSSVSNKVAVYVDCPAGTLSFYKVSSDTLIHLHTFNTAFTETIYPGFGLWSGSSVSLC